A region from the Drosophila bipectinata strain 14024-0381.07 chromosome 3R, DbipHiC1v2, whole genome shotgun sequence genome encodes:
- the ctrip gene encoding E3 ubiquitin-protein ligase TRIP12 isoform X2 → MAESVKSQSLSALTEGQHGTDDGSTSAASLVNNTTTGAATSTNASHSSNRRRNHNNNNNNNNGNSSSNSSGRKGNKNKKRSTATPTTPAVSSSVNALNTYNRRSRSQGRQNASKESVVSKRSTAFRSPSSPAPSSHSATGDQSVSPGSRKRQHQHNTSAASSSNRSNQSAPGGDQLVELSSPLKKRRLQPTSSASSVVSAGAPEAVEEGSAAAPVVAPTAGVTDSTESQTPRQASGGDCVAQRTRSKTVSPEELPSTSSAAAAARLQQNNQLKASPSTSSLPVISSRHKRKASAGSKSLIEATPQRGAGAVRSGRASNLLSYYRKTRKVSHTRSSHKPEKQAAQAEEEEEEASGTATASSSESNLPGSVSGSSSKSSGLGKHKKGLRHLPQHQLDTESATTSEAGAEEQQSEHGNLEVEHQLPAVESALNLPESSANQDSQAEGPTEEQDERDDEEEEDDEDEEEEEEEEVSFFEIVNSADSSYEEDAQIVAEEDEITEEEDVDDEEDEDIEEDEDIEEEEDLSESEFAQQLIGELGGANQQQQQQRNKQAKNNNNNNAVAATTKTTTKSTTTATTSSGYQQRAAPHGQGAGPGAGAGAGGGGAGRITRGSNSNNSNNIVDYSIMPNLTTTATNTPYALQQQQQPAPPPTQQQQAPQPPPQLLPTHQFAHLSSFVTPTGAAAAAAAAQHYPPAAAAAAAYYAQQQQQQHHHPHQQQHQHQHPQQYYHSSVAVLHQPPPPHHFTSTGAGPPPALYQQQAPPQLTRYTAAPTAAAATFVPPPQQQQQQQVTYNQQHSSLRRSSRGKTGSCVSSAAAAQQHSTAAAAVQQQQQQQQQQQHQQQQQQQPQLLPPPGTYQYQQVGGNTVVVAVRHQQQLQQQQQQQQQQQLALHQQQQQQHQQQRATLVQPGFLFSYRSNHPQQQPHPHPQQQQPQQIHQGSKVTHSSASDALAYSLMAQQPPSGPPHAGGQQIPPGANSTNLSIVAAALSAAREVGGGAGGSGGTATASAPGASAAAGGTNSAVGATSSNSSAGQPASNSGSNNVAPAGAASGGAGAGGGATAAGSTNSASQHGGGAGGATAADSESDDSEVGRLQALLEARGLPPHLFGALGPRMTHILHRTIGNSSSSKANQLLQGLQSHDESQQLQAAIEMCQMLVMGNEDTLAGFPIKQVVPALIQLLRMEHNFDIMNNACRALAYMLEALPRSSGTVVEAVPVFLEKLQVIQCMDVAEQSLTALEILSRRHNKAILQANGISACLTYLDFFSIVAQRAALAIAANCCLNMHPEEFHFVSESLPLLARLLSQQDKKCVESVCSAFCRLVESFQHDGQRLQQIASPDLLKNCQQLLLVTPAILNTGTFTAVVRMLSLMCGNCPDLAISLLRNDIAATLLYLLTGNAEPAAASANHVELVSRSPSELYELTCLIGELMPRLPLDGIFAVDALLDRPTLNTQDQVHWQWRDDRGTWHNYSTMDSRLIEAANQSSEDEVSLSTFGRTYTVDFHAMQQINEDSGTTRPVQRRINHNYVAPVSAGQDLSTSAGGSAAASGASTSAAAAAASSNNNNNNNNPPASSSGQQKRRPSLDARIACLKEERGLAADFIKHIFNVLYEVYSSSAGPNVRYKCLRALLRMVYYATPELLRQVLKYQLVSSHIAGMLGSNDLRIVVGALQMAEILMRQLPDVFGTHFRREGVIYQFTQLTDPNNPICANPSPKPLSTTATPTANAGGSQSAPASANSLQVNPFFMDSAPGSSSASTTPSSSKHQSYSVKSFSHAMNALTASAKGTPAGALDVSGTSTPAAAYNYSSSAPSSSTAGAPAFFVAQQGDPRQYVHFQQPAAPPPPPQLELLPTGGGGIQQQAQGPPQQVPPVVYQPQQQPAHLVVASTSSAAASASSSSSSSSSATALQHKMTDMLKRKAPPKRKSQSSGRAKSRQEDAAAAAAGSGAPPASASSAMHELLSRATSLGSGTGGRSTPSSGGGSGSSKSRFNAGNSTNAGSSKSSFLASLNPARWGRQTAHHHQSQQHHGMSKDSGSANASGSGAGLPYTVNQHGAGGSGGLNAAAVAASINKSISHANLLAAANRERARQWVREQAVDFVKRYTEQEARRSKSVSESGGSQSTSTAAAGTAPLSTAGSTNVLERLSSILFKLNGSYHDCLDALLELKTILLESDISPFEVNHSGLIKAMLNYMTSDSGLVERDARLRSFMHVFAGLPLEPLLQNVGQLPTIEPIAFGAFVAKLNGCVTQLEQFPVKVHDFPAGPGGRSNQSALRFFNTHQLKCNLQRHPQCSNLRQWKGGTVKIDPLAMVQAIERYLVVRGYGGIRADSDDDSEEDMDDNVAAVVMTQAGFKHKLQFTIGEHVLPYNMTVYQAVKQFSPLVSEQPETDNESETLLGNASIWVQQHTIYYRPVEEEAAAGAAGASSSSSCSSSGVQKQQSSSSSAASYANASTSCSSSSGVASGGGSSSKKAHKSSSKFMRKKTELWHEGIAPGVISALKPFLSSSLPSDVVTVQDASLDALCMLRVIHALNRHWEHLYGCVVRQNIIPQSEFVHPKITAKANRQLQDPLVIMTGNLPQWLPQIGMACPFLFPFETRHLLFYATSFDRDRALQRLLDTTPDLNAAESSERVAPRLDRRKRAISRAEILKQAEHILQDFGHSKALLEIQYENEVGTGLGPTLEFYALVSAELQRTDLGLWNGSDSYKQNSVTIVDVVKASSAVVHIEDALEATTMDQSPPLVSSTTTTTATTRSSSRSHVLRSGAGQQPPQPVEHSSSSTGANDNALNMIIAQQFSDIIAADAAAAAAAAATDNPSSTTNSTTASVVEQTTTTTQSGTMTTTTTMTSYVHAAHGLFPLPLGKSSKLPQMTKAKSKFKFLGKFMAKAVMDSRMLDLPFSLPFYRWLVNEEHSIGLADLMRVAPEVQNTLVRLQDVVRHREYILADPNIDAMEKTEKIEQLDLDGCPIADLGLDFVLPGHANIELCRGGRDTPVTVHNLHQYISLVTYWFLIEGVQKQFEALREGFDSVFPIQRLRMFYPEELECVFCGSASEQQQPRWDVKMLQDSCRTDHGFHQESQAIQFLYDILASYSRDEQRAFLQFVTGSPRLPTGGFKALTPPLTIVRKTLDGNQNPNDYLPSVMTCVNYLKLPDYSSREVMRQKLKVAANEGSMSFHLS, encoded by the exons ATGGCCGAATCCGTTAAAAGTCAATCGCTCTCTGCATTGACGGAGGGGCAGCACGGTACCGACGACGGTAGTACATCAGCGGCGTCCTTAGTTAATAATACTACCACAGGTGCAGCAACATCCACTAACGCAAGTCACTCGTCGAATCGTCGAcgcaaccacaacaacaataacaacaacaacaacggcaatagcagcagcaacagcagcggccGTAAAGGaaacaagaacaagaaacGCAGTACAGCCACCCCCACCACCCCGGCTGTCAGCTCCTCCGTCAACGCCTTGAATACCTACAACCGTCGTTCGCGCAGCCAAGGTCGCCAGAACGCCAGCAAGGAGTCCGTGGTGTCCAAGCGTTCGACCGCCTTTCGATCCCCCTCATCCCCGGCGCCCAGCTCGCACTCGGCCACCGGCGATCAGTCGGTGTCCCCCGGAAGTCGCAAGCGGCAGCATCAGCACAACACCAGCGCCGCTAGCAGCTCCAATCGCAGCAACCAAT cggctcccggtggtgaccagCTGGTGGAGCTCAGCTCGCCGCTGAAGAAGCGTCGCCTCCAGCCGACATCATCCGCCAGCAGCGTGGTATCGGCAGGAGCCCCCGAGGCAGTCGAGGAAGGAAGCGCCGCCGCACCGGTCGTAGCACCAACTGCCGGGGTCACAGATTCCACTGAATCGCAGACGCCGCGCCAGGCATCAGGGGGTGATTGCGTGGCCCAGCGCACCCGCTCCAAGACCGTTTCGCCCGAGGAGCTGCCGAGCACAAGCAGCGCAGCTGCCGCGGCCCGTCTCCAGCAAAACAACCAGCTGAAGGCCAGCCCCAGCACCAGCAGTCTTCCGGTCATAAGCAGCCGTCATAAGCGCAAGGCCAGCGCAGGATCGAAGTCCCTAATCGAGGCGACTCCCCAACGTGGGGCGGGAGCAGTTCGCTCCGGACGCGCCAGCAACTTGCTGAGCTACTACCGCAAGACCCGGAAAGTCAGCCACACACGCTCCTCCCACAAGCCGGAGAAACAGGCCGCccaggcggaggaggaggaggaggaggcgtcTGGCACAGCCACAGCCAGCTCTAGCGAGAGTAATCTGCCAGGATCCGTTTCGGGATCGAGCAGCAAGTCGAGTGGTCTCGGCAAGCACAAGAAGGGCCTGCGCCACTTGCCGCAGCATCAACTGGACACCGAAAGCGCCACCACATCTGAAGCTGGAGCTGAGGAACAGCAGTCGGAGCACGGGAATCTGGAAGTGGAGCATCAGTTGCCGGCCGTAGAGTCGGCGCTCAATCTTCCGGAGTCGTCAGCCAACCAGGACAGCCAGGCGGAGGGCCCAACCGAGGAGCAGGACGAGCGCGACGACGAGGAAGAGGAGGACGACGAAGACGAGgaagaagaggaggaggaagaggtGAGCTTCTTCGAGATTGTTAACTCGGCGGACTCGTCGTACGAGGAGGACGCCCAGATTGTTGCCGAGGAGGACGAGATcaccgaggaggaggacgtTGACGACGAAGAGGACGAGGACATCGAGGAGGACGAGGAtatcgaggaggaggaggatctCTCGGAGAGCGAATTCGCCCAGCAGCTAATCGGTGAACTTGGTG GAgccaaccaacaacaacaacaacaacgtaATAAACAAgccaagaacaacaacaacaacaacgcagtagcggcaacaacaaaaactaccACAAAGtcaacaacaactgcaacaacgTCGTCCGGCTACCAGCAACGTGCCGCCCCCCATGGACAGGGGGCGGggccaggagcaggagcaggagcaggggGAGGAGGTGCTGGACGTATCACTCGAggcagcaatagcaacaatagcaacaacattGTTGACTATAGCATTATGCCGAATCTGacgacaacagcaacaaacacGCCATATGccttgcaacaacaacaacaaccagccCCACCTCcaacccaacaacaacaagctcCACAACCACCACCTCAACTGCTGCCCACACACCAATTTGCACACTTGTCTTCCTTTGTGACGCCCacgggagcagcagcagcagcagcggcggcgcaGCATTATCCTCCAgcagccgctgctgctgccgcctaCTATgctcagcagcaacaacaacaacaccatcatccgcaccagcaacagcaccagcatCAGCATCCCCAGCAGTACTATCACAGTTCTGTGGCCGTACTGCATCAACCTCCACCACCGCACCACTTTACCTCCACAGGCGCAGGACCACCGCCGGCGCTCTACCAGCAACAGGCACCGCCGCAGCTGACCCGCTACACGGCAGCACCGACGGCGGCAGCGGCGACATTCGTAccgccgccgcagcagcagcagcagcaacaggttACTTACAATCAACAGCACTCCTCACTGCGACGGAGCTCACGGGGCAAGACGGGTTCTTGTGTGAGTTCGGCGGCAGCGGCACAGCAACATAGcacggctgctgctgctgtacaacagcaacaacaacaacaacagcagcagcagcatcaacagcagcagcaacaacaaccgcaATTGCTGCCGCCGCCCGGTACCTATCAGTACCAACAAGTGGGCGGTAATacagttgttgttgccgtGCGACACCAACAGCagttgcaacagcagcagcagcaacaacaacaacaacaattggccttacaccagcaacagcagcagcagcaccaacagcaacGTGCCACTCTTGTGCAGCCTGGATTCCTGTTCAGCTATCGAAGCAATCATCCGCAACAGCAGCCACATCCCCAtccccaacagcagcagccgcaacaGATCCATCAGGGCAGCAAAGTGACGCATAGCAGTG CTTCGGATGCTTTAGCATATAGTTTGATGGCTCAACAACCGCCAAGTGGACCGCCGCATGCAGGTGGACAGCAAATACCGCCAG GTGCCAACTCAACGAACCTCAGCATCGTAGCGGCCGCACTGAGTGCCGCACGTGAAGTCGGCGGAGGAGCCGGAGGAAGTGGTGGTACAGCGACGGCGTCGGCGCCTGGAGCATCGGCGGCAGCCGGAGGAACCAACAGCGCGGTGGGCGCAacgagcagcaacagcagtgccggccagccagccagcaacagcggcagcaacaaTGTAGCCCCAGCGGGTGCTGCTTCTGgcggagcaggagcaggcgGAGGAGCTACCGCCGCCGGCTCGACAAACAGTGCCAGCCAACATGGCGGAGGAGCAGGAGGTGCGACGGCCGCCGACTCGGAAAGCGATGACAGCGAGGTGGGCCGTCTCCAGGCTCTGCTGGAGGCCCGCGGTCTGCCACCACATCTGTTCGGGGCCCTCGGACCCAGGATGACGCACATCCTCCATCGCACTATTGGAAACAGCAGCAGCTCGAAGGCGAACCAACTACTGCAGGGTCTGCAGTCCCACGACGAGTCCCAACAGCTGCAGGCTGCCATCGAGATGTGCCAGATGCTGGTGATGGGCAACGAGGACACCCTCGCCGGCTTCCCCATCAAACAGGTGGTGCCGGCCCTCATCCAGTTGCTCCGCATGGAGCACAACTTTGACATTATGAACAACGCCTGTCGGGCTCTGGCCTACATGCTGGAAGCCCTGCCCCGCTCCTCGGGGACCGTAGTGGAGGCAGTGCCAGTGTTCTTGGAGAAGCTGCAGGTCATCCAGTGCATGGACGTGGCCGAACAGAGTCTGACTGCGCTGGAGATTCTCTCGCGTCGCCACAACAAGGCCATTCTGCAGGCGAATGGCATCTCGGCCTGCCTCACCTACCTGGACTTCTTTTCGATTGTGGCCCAGCGTGCGGCCCTGGCCATCGCCGCCAACTGCTGCCTCAACATGCACCCGGAGGAGTTCCACTTTGTGTCGGAGAGCCTGCCGCTGCTGGCTCGTCTCCTGTCGCAGCAGGACAAGAAGTGCGTGGAGAGCGTGTGCTCCGCCTTCTGCCGCCTGGTGGAGAGCTTCCAGCACGATGGCCAGCGTCTCCAGCAAATCGCCAGTCCGGACCTCCTCAAAAACTGCCAGCAACTGCTCCTGGTCACTCCGGCCATACTGAACACGGGCACCTTCACTGCCGTGGTTCGAATGCTGAGCCTGATGTGTGGCAACTGCCCAGACCTGGCCATCTCGCTGCTCAGGAACGACATTGCAGCTACGCTGCTATACCTGCTCACAGGAAACGCTGAGCCGGCAGCTGCCAGTGCCAACCACGTGGAGCTGGTTTCGCGCTCGCCCTCGGAACTCTATGAACTGACTTGCCTCATCGGCGAGCTGATGCCCCGTCTGCCCCTGGACGGGATCTTTGCGGTGGACGCCCTGTTGGACAGACCAACCCTCAACACCCAGGACCAGGTGCACTGGCAGTGGCGCGATGACCGCGGCACCTGGCACAACTACTCGACGATGGATTCCCGCCTGATCGAGGCCGCCAACCAGAGCAGCGAGGACGAGGTCAGCCTGAGCACTTTTGGACGCACATACACCGTCGATTTCCACGCCATGCAGCAGATCAACGAGGACTCGGGCACCACACGCCCTGTCCAGCGTCGCATCAACCACAACTATGTGGCTCCTGTGTCGGCAGGCCAGGATCTATCCACATCTGCTGGAGGCTCAGCGGCAGCTAGCGGAGCATCCACATCGGCAGCTGCGGCGGCTGCCTCCTcgaacaataacaacaacaataacaatccACCAGCCAGCAGCAGTGGCCAACAGAAGCGTCGACCCTCATTGGACGCCAGGATTGCTTGTCTGAAG GAGGAACGTGGTCTCGCCGCCGATTTCATAAAACACATCTTCAACGTGCTATACGAAGTGTACAGCTCCTCGGCCGGACCCAATGTACGCTACAAGTGCCTGCGCGCCTTGCTCCGGATGGTCTACTACGCCACCCCGGAGCTGTTGCGCCAAGTGCTCAAGTACCAGCTGGTCTCCAGTCACATTGCCGGAATGCTCGGCAGCAATGACTTGCGTATTGTGGTCGGAGCTCTCCAGATGGCCGAGATTCTGATGCGCCAGCTGCCCGACGTGTTCGGAACCCATTTCCGTCGCGAGGGCGTCATCTACCAGTTCACCCAGCTGACGGATCCCAACAATCCCATCTGCGCCAACCCATCTCCCAAGCCGTTAAGCACCACGGCCACGCCCACAGCCAATGCCGGCGGCTCCCAGAGTGCTCCAGCTTCGGCCAACAGTCTGCAGGTGAATCCATTCTTCATGGACAGCGCCCCAGGATCATCGAGTGCTTCCACGacgcccagcagcagcaagcaCCAGTCGTACAGCGTGAAGAGCTTCTCGCATGCCATGAATGCCCTGACGGCCAGTGCCAAGGGAACTCCGGCTGGAGCCCTGGATGTGTCTGGAACATCTACTCCTGCCGCTGCCTACAACTACAGCAGCTCGGCGCCATCTTCGTCGACGGCGGGAGCTCCTGCCTTCTTCGTGGCCCAGCAGGGAGATCCGCGCCAGTACGTCCACTTCCAGCAGCCAGCGGCTCCACCACCGCCACCTCAACTGGAGCTGCTTCCCACTGGAGGTGGAGGAATTCAGCAGCAGGCCCAGGGTCCGCCCCAGCAGGTGCCCCCGGTCGTTTACCAGCCACAACAGCAGCCGGCTCACTTGGTGGTGGCCTCAACCAGCAGCGCCGCCGCTTCGGCCTCCTCGTCGTCCTCTTCGTCGTCGTCGGCCACGGCTCTTCAGCACAAGATGACGGACATGCTGAAGCGAAAGGCACCGCCCAAGCGCAAATCTCAAAGCAGTGGACGAGCCAAGTCGCGGCAGGAGGATgcggccgcagcagcagctggcTCTGGAGCGCCACCCGCCTCGGCTAGTTCGGCAATGCACGAGCTACTGAGCCGAGCCACAA GTCTTGGAAGCGGCACTGGAGGAAGAAGCACGCCCAGCTCGGGCGGTGGCTCTGGAAGCTCCAAGTCTCGTTTCAACGCCGGAAACTCGACCAACGCGGGATCCAGCAAATCTTCATTTCTGGCTTCGCTTAATCCGGCTCGCTGGGGACGCCAAACGGCTCATCATCACCAGTCGCAGCAGCACCACGGCATGTCAAAGGACTCGGGAAGCGCTAATGCCAGTGGCTCGGGAGCCGGCTTGCCCTACACTGTGAACCAGCACGGCGCCGGAGGAAGCGGAGGACTGAATGCCGCCGCCGTGGCAGCCAGCATCAACAAGAGCATCTCGCACGCCAATCTCCTGGCGGCTGCCAATCGTGAGCGTGCCCGCCAGTGGGTGCGCGAGCAGGCTGTGGACTTTGTGAAGCGCTACACGGAGCAGGAGGCACGCAGGAGTAAGTCTGTGTCTGAGAGCGGGGGAAGCCAGAGCACAAGCACCGCCGCTGCCGGCACCGCACCTCTGTCCACTGCTGGAAGCACCAATGTGCTGGAGCGCCTGTCGAGTATTCTGTTCAAGCTGAACGGCAGCTATCACGACTGCCTGGACGCCCTCCTTGAACTTAAGACTATTCTGCTCGAGAGCGACATCTCCCCGTTCGAAGTCAACCACTCCGGCCTGATCAAGGCCATGCTCAACTATATGACCAGTGACTCGGGTCTGGTGGAGCGGGACGCCCGCCTGCGTAGCTTTATGCACGTCTTCGCCGGCCTTCCGCTGGAACCCTTGCTCCAGAACGTGGGTCAGCTGCCCACCATCGAGCCGATTGCTTTCGGGGCGTTTGTGGCCAAGCTTAATGGCTGCGTCACCCAGTTGGAGCAGTTCCCCGTAAAGGTGCACGACTTCCCGGCAGGACCCGGTGGTCGTTCCAACCAGAGTGCGCTCAGGTTCTTCAACACTCACCAGCTGAAG TGCAACCTTCAGCGTCATCCACAATGCAGCAATCTCCGCCAGTGGAAGGGCGGCACCGTCAAAATCGACCCCCTGGCCATGGTGCAGGCCATCGAGCGCTACCTCGTGGTACGCGGCTATGGAGGTATCCGTGCCGACTCTGACGACGACAGTGAAGAGGATATGGACGATAACGTCGCCGCCGTGGTCATGACCCAGGCTGGCTTCAAGCACAAGCTGCAATTCACGATCGGGGAGCATGTCCTACCCTACAACATGACAGTCTACCAGGCGGTGAAGCAGTTCTCGCCGCTGGTCAGTGAACAGCCGGAGACGGACAACGAGTCGGAGACCCTGTTGGGCAACGCCAGCATCTGGGTGCAGCAGCACACCATTTACTATCGACCCGTGGAGGAGGAGGCCGCTGCTGGAGCCGCCGGAGCCTCCAGCAGCAGCTCGTGCAGCAGCAGTGGCGTGCAAAAGCAGCAGAGCAGCTCTAGCTCGGCGGCAAGCTACGCAAATGCCTCGACCTCGTGCTCTTCCTCCTCGGGAGTGGCCAGTGGCGGAGGATCGTCCTCGAAGAAGGCGCACAAGTCGAGCAGCAAGTTCATGCGCAAGAAGACGGAACTCTGGCACGAGGGCATCGCCCCGGGTGTGATTTCGGCCCTGAAGCCGTTCCTTAGCAGCTCGTTGCCGAGCGATGTGGTGACCGTGCAGGATGCCTCCCTCGACGCCCTGTGCATGCTGCGTGTGATCCACGCCCTTAACCGCCATTGGGAGCATCTGTACGGATGCGTGGTGCGCCAGAACATCATTCCACAATCGGAGTTCGTCCATCCCAAGATCACCGCCAAGGCCAACCGCCAACTGCAAGACCCACTGGTTATCATGACTGGCAACCTGCCGCAGTGGCTGCCCCAGATTGGAATGGCGTGTCCCTTCCTCTTCCCATTCGAGACCCGTCATTTGCTGTTCTACGCCACCAGCTTCGACAGGGACCGTGCCTTGCAACGCCTGCTAGACACTACTCCGGACTTGAACGCAGCGGAGTCGTCTGAGCGCGTGGCACCTCGACTGGATCGCCGCAAGCGGGCCATATCTCGGGCTGAGATCCTCAAGCAGGCGGAACACATCCTGCAAGACTTTGGCCATTCAAAGGCCCTATTGGAAATTCAATATGAGAATGAGGTCGGAACCGGTCTGGGACCTACTTTGGAGTTCTACGCATTGGTCTCTGCTGAGCTGCAGCGTACGGATCTAGGCTTGTGGAACGGAAGCGACAGTTACAAGCAGAACTCTGTAACCATCGTGGATGTAGTGAAGGCAAGCAGCGCCGTGGTGCACATCGAGGACGCCCTCGAGGCCACCACCATGGACCAGAGCCCGCCGCTCGTTAGCagtaccaccaccaccacggcAACCACCCGCTCAAGCAGCCGGTCTCACGTCCTGCGCAGCGGCGCCGGCCAACAGCCACCTCAGCCGGTGGAGCACAGCTCCTCCAGCACTGGCGCAAATGACAACGCTTTAAACATGATCATCGCACAGCAATTTAGTGATATCATCGCTGCggatgcagcagcagcagctgccgctgctgccacTGATAATCCAAGCAGTACCACCAACAGCACCACAGCTAGTGTTGTGGAGCAGACAACCACGACAACTCAATCGGGCACAATgaccaccaccacaaccatGACGAGCTATGTACACGCCGCCCACGGACTGTTCCCACTCCCGCTGGGAAAATCCTCAAAGCTACCCCAGATGACCAAGGCCAAGTCCAAGTTCAAGTTCTTGGGCAAGTTCATGGCCAAGGCTGTGATGGACAGCCGTATG TTGGACTTGCCATTCTCACTACCATTCTATCGCTGGCTAGTCAATGAGGAGCATTCCATTGGCTTGGCTGATCTGATGCGCGTGGCCCCGGAGGTACAAAACACACTTGTACGCCTGCAGGACGTTGTGCGCCATCGCGAGTACATCCTGGCTGATCCAAACATTGACGCCATGGAGAAGACCGAAAAG ATTGAACAGTTGGACTTGGACGGCTGTCCTATTGCCGATCTGGGCCTTGACTTTGTGCTACCTGGTCATGCCAACATTGAGTTGTGCCGTGGAGGCCGCGACACTCCGGTGACTGTGCACAACTTGCACCAATACATCTCACTGGTCACCTATTGGTTCCTAATCGAGGGTGTCCAGAAGCAGTTTGAAGCCCTGCGCGAGG GCTTCGATTCAGTTTTTCCGATCCAACGTCTGCGTATGTTCTATCCGGAGGAGCTGGAGTGTGTGTTCTGCGGCTCTGCCagtgagcagcagcagccgcggtGGGACGTGAAGATGCTGCAGGACAGCTGCCGCACGGACCACGGCTTCCACCAAGAGTCGCAGGCCATACAGTTCCTGTACGACATCCTTGCCTCGTATAGCCGCGATGAGCAGCGCGCATTCTTGCAGTTCGTGACTGGATCACCGCGCCTCCCGACTGGCGGCTTCAAGGCACTGACGCCTCCGCTGACAATCGTGCGGAAAACGCTGGACGGCAACCAGAACCCCAACGACTATCTACCATCTGTGATGACATGCGTCAACTATCTGAAGTTGCCCGACTACTCGAGTCGTGAGGTGATGCGGCAGAAACTAAAAGTGGCCGCCAACGAGGGCAGCATGTCCTTCCATCTCTCCTAA